One Tenuifilum sp. 4138str genomic region harbors:
- a CDS encoding periplasmic heavy metal sensor has product MKTGKFKMAFLLAGLIVFSASQAMAQHHCCNSNWSANADAQWWNYNTPAEYALSAEQITEINELRKNSYEKKLPIENELRSLRMEYRAANSNPELDVKKVKSLRSTIRDKEEKIEDINLETKVQVKKLLTEKQLTYFNNNNYNWWDMSENCWHAGNMGMNSRKQMMMSRRSNCW; this is encoded by the coding sequence ATGAAAACTGGAAAATTTAAAATGGCTTTTTTACTTGCAGGATTGATTGTCTTTTCTGCATCGCAGGCAATGGCACAGCACCATTGCTGTAACTCAAACTGGTCGGCTAACGCCGATGCCCAATGGTGGAATTACAACACCCCGGCAGAATATGCGTTATCAGCCGAACAAATTACGGAAATCAATGAGCTACGTAAAAACAGCTACGAGAAAAAGCTTCCAATCGAAAATGAGCTTCGCAGTTTGAGAATGGAATACCGGGCTGCTAATTCAAATCCTGAGCTGGATGTAAAAAAGGTGAAATCACTGAGAAGCACTATCCGCGACAAGGAAGAAAAAATTGAGGATATCAACCTGGAGACAAAAGTTCAGGTAAAAAAACTTCTTACTGAAAAGCAGCTTACCTACTTTAACAACAACAATTACAATTGGTGGGATATGTCGGAAAATTGCTGGCATGCAGGTAATATGGGAATGAATTCTCGTAAACAGATGATGATGTCACGTCGCAGCAATTGTTGGTAA
- a CDS encoding Fur family transcriptional regulator, with amino-acid sequence MTNDEINKKLESKNVKPTAMRTLVYKTLAETGKALSLADLEQRFEKVERSTIFRALKTFEENFIVHPVDDGSGSVKYAVCDDDCTCNIHDLHVHFYCTRCGRTRCMKELPIPNIKLPEGYTYDNAQFIINGVCPRCD; translated from the coding sequence ATGACAAATGACGAGATTAACAAAAAACTTGAATCGAAAAACGTCAAACCAACAGCCATGCGAACCCTGGTTTATAAAACACTTGCCGAAACCGGGAAAGCGCTGAGCCTGGCGGATTTGGAGCAACGATTTGAAAAAGTGGAGCGTTCAACCATTTTCAGGGCGCTTAAAACATTCGAGGAAAATTTCATTGTCCACCCTGTTGATGATGGTTCAGGCTCGGTGAAGTATGCCGTTTGCGATGACGATTGCACATGTAATATACATGACCTGCACGTTCATTTTTATTGTACCCGTTGCGGCAGAACACGTTGCATGAAAGAACTTCCAATTCCCAACATTAAACTGCCTGAAGGCTACACCTACGATAATGCGCAATTCATCATTAACGGGGTGTGCCCGCGCTGCGATTAA
- a CDS encoding P-II family nitrogen regulator, protein MKEIKAFIRPNKVDGIVHHLKDAGFENMTISSAEGTGKLQDEDAFVSQKFSITDSEVAKLELVVNKNDVDKVVHIISEQGKTLNPGDGLIYVSNVNQIYRVKDGLKKGN, encoded by the coding sequence ATGAAAGAAATAAAAGCATTTATAAGGCCCAATAAAGTAGATGGTATAGTGCATCATTTAAAAGATGCAGGTTTTGAGAACATGACCATTTCATCGGCGGAAGGTACCGGGAAATTACAGGATGAGGATGCCTTTGTGTCCCAGAAATTTTCTATTACCGACAGCGAAGTGGCCAAACTGGAACTTGTGGTCAATAAAAATGATGTGGACAAAGTGGTACACATTATTTCAGAACAAGGCAAAACATTAAACCCCGGCGATGGGTTGATTTATGTTTCTAATGTAAACCAGATTTACCGGGTGAAAGATGGTTTGAAAAAGGGGAATTAA
- a CDS encoding efflux RND transporter periplasmic adaptor subunit — protein sequence MKSKIIIALLAVVTLMSCNNNKSKNSEPGEHTEKEGPEGVVLLNPQQREALDLELGTFQMRNLTTMVKTNGEMQVPPASSAEVTAVIGGNVRDIRVFHGDKVRRGQTLAILEHPDYIKLQEDFAELASRLEYLEMEYERQKELFENNVGAGREFQQVKSEYNSAKAKHQGLKARLQLLHLSPEKVKEGTISNSVPIVSPINGYVNEIDVKVGTYAGAQDMLFEITDNSEIHADFMVYENDVHLLEKGQKVHFTAANIPDKELTATIFAIGQEFEANARAVHVHASLDETVPGLIPGMYISGHIHTDENYTRTLPNDAIVSEGTKSYIFVLDEQATEAEHGHEVNHADEDEHAHDETHAEESDEEHARHEEGTHEGEGDEVMAFRMVEVVAGLQDEGYTEVKLLNPLPDDTQIVMNAAYYLLSDLKKDEAGDDD from the coding sequence ATGAAATCAAAAATAATTATAGCGCTTCTTGCAGTAGTTACACTCATGTCGTGCAACAACAACAAAAGCAAAAACAGTGAACCCGGGGAACACACGGAAAAAGAGGGCCCCGAAGGCGTGGTATTGCTTAATCCACAGCAACGCGAAGCCCTGGATTTAGAACTGGGGACTTTCCAAATGCGAAACCTCACCACCATGGTAAAAACAAACGGTGAGATGCAGGTGCCGCCCGCAAGCTCGGCAGAAGTTACGGCAGTAATCGGGGGAAATGTGCGGGATATCAGAGTTTTCCATGGCGACAAGGTGCGTAGGGGACAAACCCTCGCCATTCTCGAACACCCTGATTATATCAAACTACAGGAAGATTTTGCCGAATTAGCCAGCCGGCTCGAATACCTGGAAATGGAGTATGAACGCCAGAAAGAGCTCTTCGAGAACAACGTAGGCGCAGGCAGGGAGTTCCAACAGGTAAAGTCGGAATATAATTCGGCCAAAGCAAAACACCAGGGATTAAAAGCCCGCTTGCAACTCCTGCACCTCTCGCCCGAAAAAGTTAAAGAGGGAACGATTTCCAACAGCGTTCCCATTGTTTCGCCCATCAATGGGTACGTGAATGAAATAGACGTGAAAGTGGGCACGTATGCCGGGGCACAGGACATGCTATTTGAAATTACCGACAACAGCGAAATCCATGCTGATTTTATGGTGTATGAAAATGATGTGCATTTACTGGAAAAAGGACAAAAGGTACATTTTACCGCAGCCAATATTCCCGATAAGGAGCTCACGGCAACGATTTTTGCCATCGGTCAGGAATTTGAAGCCAACGCCAGGGCCGTGCATGTACATGCCAGCCTGGATGAAACCGTACCGGGCCTTATTCCGGGCATGTACATTTCAGGACACATCCATACCGATGAAAATTATACCCGCACCTTGCCCAACGATGCCATTGTTTCCGAAGGCACAAAATCTTATATTTTCGTGCTGGATGAACAAGCCACCGAAGCGGAACACGGGCATGAGGTTAACCATGCTGACGAAGACGAACACGCGCATGATGAAACACACGCAGAAGAAAGCGATGAGGAGCATGCCCGACATGAAGAAGGCACACATGAAGGTGAGGGCGATGAAGTGATGGCTTTCCGCATGGTAGAAGTAGTTGCAGGCTTGCAGGATGAAGGTTATACAGAGGTAAAATTGCTCAATCCCCTGCCCGATGATACACAGATTGTAATGAACGCAGCTTACTACCTTTTGTCTGATTTGAAAAAAGACGAAGCAGGTGATGACGATTAA